One Desulfobacterales bacterium genomic window carries:
- a CDS encoding aminotransferase class V-fold PLP-dependent enzyme: MPESVIYFDNAATSWPKPEDTLKAMEHYFHCIGASPGRSGHRLAIDAGRELVETRITLARLFNISDPLRIVIAKNATEALNFAVFGLLKPEDHVITSSMEHNSVMRPLREMASRGMQLSVIRCSAAGELDPKDIADAIQPNTRAIFLTHASNVTGTIMPVAEVGTIAKEHGLVFCVDAAQTAGTVPIDVSAMNIDLLAFTGHKSLCGPQGTGGLYIRKGLDKEISPLEMGGTGSRSEFEAQPDFMPDKYESGTPNTIGIFGLGAGARSVLSRGVEHIRDSEMALTTMFIDGLDAITGATVYGTRNSEQRISVVSFTLTVKSPSDLALEFDEASNIMCRPGLHCAPSAHRTIGTFPEGTVRFAFGYYNTKDQVQTALNAIDKITTPTKR, encoded by the coding sequence ATGCCTGAATCCGTAATTTATTTTGATAATGCGGCCACCTCATGGCCCAAGCCTGAAGACACCCTCAAAGCGATGGAACATTACTTTCATTGCATCGGGGCCAGTCCGGGCCGATCCGGCCACCGCCTGGCGATTGATGCCGGCCGGGAACTGGTCGAGACCCGGATAACTCTTGCCAGGCTGTTCAATATCTCCGATCCGCTGCGCATCGTCATTGCCAAAAATGCTACCGAAGCGCTTAATTTTGCCGTATTCGGGCTTCTTAAGCCGGAGGATCACGTGATCACTTCGAGCATGGAACACAACTCGGTCATGCGGCCGCTCAGAGAAATGGCATCCCGGGGCATGCAGCTTTCCGTAATCCGGTGCTCCGCTGCCGGCGAACTTGACCCGAAGGATATCGCCGACGCCATTCAACCCAATACCCGGGCCATTTTTCTGACCCACGCATCCAATGTCACCGGAACGATCATGCCGGTAGCGGAAGTGGGAACCATCGCAAAAGAGCACGGGCTGGTGTTCTGTGTGGATGCCGCTCAGACGGCCGGGACGGTTCCCATCGACGTAAGCGCCATGAATATTGACCTGCTGGCCTTTACCGGCCACAAATCCCTGTGTGGTCCCCAGGGAACCGGGGGGCTTTACATCCGAAAAGGTCTGGACAAAGAAATTTCTCCCCTTGAAATGGGCGGCACCGGCAGCAGATCCGAATTTGAAGCTCAGCCGGATTTCATGCCGGACAAATATGAATCCGGCACACCGAACACCATCGGCATATTCGGTCTGGGAGCCGGGGCCCGTTCCGTTCTGTCCAGAGGGGTTGAGCATATCCGCGATTCGGAAATGGCGCTGACCACCATGTTCATTGACGGACTGGACGCCATAACCGGAGCAACCGTTTACGGCACCCGAAACAGCGAACAGCGGATTTCCGTGGTCTCCTTTACCCTTACCGTAAAAAGCCCGTCCGATCTGGCCCTTGAATTTGACGAAGCCAGCAATATCATGTGCCGACCGGGGCTTCACTGCGCGCCATCGGCACACAGAACCATCGGCACTTTTCCGGAAGGAACGGTCCGGTTTGCCTTCGGATACTATAATACAAAAGATCAGGTGCAGACCGCGCTGAACGCCATAGACAAAATTACAACGCCAACAAAGAGG